The following DNA comes from Tunturibacter psychrotolerans.
TCATGGGCGATCGCGAGGAAGGATAGGCGGCTTTTCGGGATGGCAGGTCTTTGGGAGAGTTGGAACGACCCTGTGACTCGCCAACCGTTGGAGACGTACACCATCCTGACTACAGATCCTAACGAAGTGATGCAGCCCATCCACACAAGAATGCCTGTCATTCTGCGTCCAGAGGAGTATCAGAGGTGGCTTGAGCCGCTCGATTCTGCCAGACCTCCAACGGACCTCCTGAGACCTTCTCTCGTAGCCCTGGAGGCATGGAAGGTTGATCCCAAGGTTGGGAACGTCAGGAACATTGGCCCAGAGCTTTGTGAGCCCTGGAATGACGACCTCCCGACGCCTTCCCTTTTTGGATGAATCATTCGTTTGGTGGGAGTAGACACATCCTGTTAGATCCTGGGGATTCGCAGGCTCGCTTGACGAAGTGTTTCCGCGGCGGATTCGGGAGTGATGTCCCGTTGCGGCGAACCTAGCAATTCGTATCCAACCATGAACTTTCGAATGGTGGCGGACCGCAGCAGGGGAGGGAAAAAGTGGGCGTGAAACTGCCACTCGGGGTGTTCGTGCTCGTCGCACGGCGCAGGATGCAGCCCCATGGAGTATGGGAACGGAGTGTCGAAGACCTGATCGTAAGTGGCCGTGACCGAATGCAGAATGGAAGCGAAGTCTGAGCGCTCAGCCTCAGTGAAGGCTTGCAGATCGGTGACGTGGCGTCGGGGCAGAATCATCACTTCGAACGGCCACACTGCCCAGAAAGGAACGACGGCGACGAAGCTTGCGTTCTGCGCGACGACGCGTTCGCCGAGTGATTCTTCTAGCTTTTGGTATTCGCACAGCAGGTTTGATTGGTGTTCAGCGAAGTAGTCTCGTTGTCCGGCCAGCTCTGAGACGACCTCATCGGGGATCGAACGGCTGGCCCATAGCTGGCCGTGAGGATGGGGATTACTCGCGCCCATCATCGCTCCGCGATTCTCAAAGATTTGTACGTAATGGATGTCTTCGCGGGCGCCAAGTTCTGCGTATTGTTCGCTCCACACATCGACGACTGCGCGAATTTCGGGAACCGACATCTTCGCCAACGTAAGGTCGTGACGTGGGGAGAAGCAGATGACGCGGCATATTCCACTTTCGCCCTCTGCCAGCAGGAGGCCCCTGTCGCCTTCATCACTCGAAAATTGCGGAGCATCTGGCTTCAATGCGGCGAAGTCGTTTTCGAAGACGTAGGTGCTGGTGTATTGGTCTGTTCGTACGCCGCCGGCGCGAAGATTTCCGGGGCAGAGATAGCAGGTGGGGTCGTAGGAGAGAGCGACCTCGGTTGACTTCGACTCAGTCTGACCTTGCCAGGGGCGCTGCGTTCGATGGGGGGAGACGAGCACCCATTCGCGCTTGAGAGGATTGAAGCGGCGGTGAGGATTTTGCTGGGCCTGAGGAATCAATGGGTGCCCCCGTGTGCCGTCAAGGCGAGCGCACCGTCGGAGGGGGCAGTGACGAAGCATTGCGCCGCGATTCCGGTTTTTGCCGCGTACTGTTCCTGCAGCGTTGCGACGAATTGTTCGGCGGCGTCAGCGCGTACGATGTTCACCGTGCATCCGCCGAACCCGCCGCCGGTGATGCGGGAACCGTAA
Coding sequences within:
- a CDS encoding UDP-glucose--hexose-1-phosphate uridylyltransferase, with the protein product MIPQAQQNPHRRFNPLKREWVLVSPHRTQRPWQGQTESKSTEVALSYDPTCYLCPGNLRAGGVRTDQYTSTYVFENDFAALKPDAPQFSSDEGDRGLLLAEGESGICRVICFSPRHDLTLAKMSVPEIRAVVDVWSEQYAELGAREDIHYVQIFENRGAMMGASNPHPHGQLWASRSIPDEVVSELAGQRDYFAEHQSNLLCEYQKLEESLGERVVAQNASFVAVVPFWAVWPFEVMILPRRHVTDLQAFTEAERSDFASILHSVTATYDQVFDTPFPYSMGLHPAPCDEHEHPEWQFHAHFFPPLLRSATIRKFMVGYELLGSPQRDITPESAAETLRQASLRIPRI